Part of the Musa acuminata AAA Group cultivar baxijiao chromosome BXJ3-10, Cavendish_Baxijiao_AAA, whole genome shotgun sequence genome, ACGTCCGACGGGGCAACGCCGGCGGGCGGGCGAATCGCGAGCAGAGGACTCGTGGACTGGACCCAGTCCCGCGGGATCTTGATCCACGGAGATAGGTCATCCAGAAATATGAGCTTTTTATCGCAAGTGCCCACCATTCCGTGGTCACCTAATAGAATTATGGTCACGTCCTCAAAGATCCCTCTTTTCTCCAGCCCGGCGATCAATCTCCCGATCATGTCATCGATCCGAGCCACCGCGGCGGTGATCTCCGGATCGTCGGCACCGACCTTGTGGCCCTGCTCATCTGGGTCCTCGAAGTAGAGAGTCATGAACACAGGGATCTCGCTGCTCGGGAGATCGAAGTAGCTCAGAATGGCGTCGACGCGCTCCTCGAAGGGCACCGAACCGTCGTAGTGGCGGCAAAACCTGGGAGGGCAGTCCCAAGATCCCTTCTTGACCTCGGATCCGGGCCAGAAGACGGTGGCGGCATTGAACCCCTGGTCGACGGCGGTCTCCCAGAGCGGCTCTCCCAGCCACCACTCCGGCTCGTGGCTGCCCATATTGAAGGCGGCGCCGGACACCGGGTCGACGAAGTGGTTGTTGATGATACCGTGGTGGGCCGGATAGAGTCCGGTGACGATAGAATAGTGGTTGGGAAAGGTGAGGGACGGGAAAACAGGGATAAGCCCGGTCTCCGCTTCGGTGCCATTGGCGATCAGGCGATGGATGTTGGGCGCGGCGGTTTTGAACTGGTAGCCGAAGCGGAACCCGTCGGAGGAGATGAGGAGGAGCACGGGGCGGGAGAGCCTGGAGAGGGGCCTCGCCTGACTCCGATGATCAAAGATGGGATCTTTGGCGGCAGCAGAGGaggtaaagaagaggaaggcgaaggcggcagcggcggcgacagCCGTGCAGGTGGTGATGACGAGGGCTGAAAACAGGAAGGCGGTGTGGGGCCGGCGGAGGCCCGAAGGGGAGGCGTCGTCGGGGGTGGAGTAGGCGGAGAGGAGAGCGGTGGTTGTGTTGGGTGGGTCGTCTTCCGGGCGAGCGAGGATGGGTTCTCTAAtggcagcaggaggaggaggaggagggccggAAATGTTGAAGGGAACAGAAGTCATCGGTTTCTTAATCAGAATTCTGCCTTCTCTCTatctctccctccctcctctgTCCTTTCCCCCCCGTTACAACCAATCATCCTAGGTTTGCTATATGGCCTGTATACTGAATGGTGGGGACGCGGGGGGAGAGGAGGGTGCATCGGGTTGTTGCGATAGGAACGGTTGACCGGCAGGATGGAGTCGTTGCATTGTGCGAGGACGGATTAATGGAGACGGGGAAGAGTTGGTGTTCTGGATTATGACGGCGCTGACCGTAGGCGCGAGTTGATTTTGGCAGCAGAATAGAGGCGCTCATGGCAGAGGAGTTACGGTGCAGATACACGTACCTGTGGGACCCGCATCTGCTTTCGAGCACATGGACAGGTTTGACGCCGAGTAGTGTTTTCTGAGTTGTTTCTGGAAACCGAAGTGGAATCCACGTATCGATCGGAGAATGTTTGGTTCAACGTTGGCTGGTGGTCGATTCGTGGAGTGGACTCCGATGAACAATATTGATAATGCAAAAGAAAGTAAGTTCCGGTGCACGTCCTCGATAGGACGCCCCTCCCTCCTCGTCAACTTAAATGGCACATGTTGTGGATTAGAATTCCCAACCGGTGAACGAAAGGCTTCTCACGAAGAAAAACAagaattatcaaaagaaagaaaggCTTCTCACGTCAGGTAAAAGCGAAGGCCGAGGTGTGGTGGACGAAAGGGCATGCAATTATTAGTGCTTATGGCTGCAGCTACCATTTCGGAACTCTTGCCAGGGTGGTAAATAATTGCTGGCCGCCTCCGTGAGAGACCGTAACTCCACTCAAATCCGTCCGTCTAAATATGTGATCGACGGGTACATCATTATGCAGCACGCGCGTGGATGCGAGTGGTTTGCTTTTAGCTGTCTGTCATGCATTGAATAGATTAGCCGCGACGGCTCAACCACTTATCGTTTTTAATAAGGTTGCACTAATTGTGTCACCTCTGTACCTGATCTGTGTCATTCGATAGGCACATGGAGCATTTCCGTTCACACGGCCGACGGACCAATCGACCTTTGCCGGCGAATCCGGCTCTCTCATCGTCAGCCTGCATAAGGTACCATAATATTCTTTTGGTAACGCATCGGCGTTCAGGATACACTAGCCAACTCAGTTTGGCGATGGCCAGGGCTCATCATCCAAGATCTAAACCATGCCAATTCATACATCTTCAACGCTCGACCTCCGACCGAAGGGCCAATCTTACTGGGAAGGTGATGTACACTGTCTCACTATGATTTGTTGCAATTCTCTGACCACCATACGCCACCAATGAACACACCCGCAGCGGTAACACATTGGCCACGGGAGTGAACCAACACATAAGTACCATCGGAGGTACAAATCATAATGAATACTTTGTTGTCATTTTTCAGATGGGCATCATGACAAAAGAACATATTTCAATATTAGTACATGAAATCAAGTTGTCTCCAGTTTTGACCAACAAATGTCCTCTCAAAATGCagggattgagaaagaaagaaagaaatttaaTTTTACAAAATCCAATTACATAATTGTATTAGTGTGCGTAGGAAACCAGATTTCAAATATCATATTTTGTTCTTCCGCTCCTCAAAATGAGACACAGCATATCCAAGGGCATGCCATGAAACTGCCCAGCGCCCTCTGGTGGGGTCCAATTATAAACAGCACATGGTAAAAAGAGAATCGAAACACCATTTATTTCACCAAGAAAAGGCTTCATGCATGCTGAACTTCCTCAGAGCAAATGGAAGATGAGACTTAAATTTCAAGCTGTAGACGTTGAGGACTTCTTCTAAGAAGATTTTTGCACTACagccaaaaaaagaacaaaaaaatttgTCAAATTGCTAAACCAGAAGCTCACAATCATGAAAAGGCAAATAGTGAACCAACGTGTTAATTCCATCTGCAGTGCCTCTAACCACGATGAACCCTGAGTTTAAAGGCTGATATTTATTGCTTCGAAAAGTGAGAACCAGGTGAAAATCAggatatttatgaaaaatattcccAAGATCATCAACTACAGCGATATCAGAATCAGTGAAAATGTAGTGACTATAAATCCTCAGCCCCTTCGAGTGTTCTTGAAGCCTTCCTTCTAGAAATGCCTACATTGATCCAACATCACAAATGGTTATACATTGGAAAAGGCATTATTCACAAAAATCTGTAACATTTAATtagcataaaaaaaaagaaataaaaacaatAAGCTAAAACAGATGGAATTCATTAGTTGTAAAACCATGTAACATGTGCCTTTGATAATTTCAACTTCACAAGCACCATGCACAAGTAGTTAAGAGTCGTTGCTGGTACCTCATAAACGTTGATGCAAAGGCTACACTACTTTCAGCTACATGGAAAAGACTATGCTCAGTGACCTGTAATTGGTATGTTGATGGAAGAACCGTCCAGTCCATCCAGCCCATTACTTTCTCTTTACTTTCTTCCTcacattattattatataaatgaaATTATTCATTTATACAAACAGAGTTTCATATTATAGTTTAAATGAAATTGTTATATCTCCCAGTAATACCCACAGtaactttttaaatattatagtttATGATTATACAAACAGCGTTCCATATTATAGTTTAAATGAAATTGTAATATCTCCCAGTAATACCCACAGtaactttttaaatattatagtttATGATTATACAAACAGAGTTGGACAATTTACTTGTTCTGAATCTTTCTACCTTGGTAGCTAAACATTTCAATTTGCATCAcaactaaaatatttattatcaacATATGATTCACGTAAACTTCTGAATCTTATAAGTATGACAAAAATGGCAAATTTGAATAATTTGGTTATACCAAACTTCTAGGGTTTACCTACAACTTCTGGCTCCCTCATATTAAACAAAAGGTTCATTTATAATTAGTGAAATAACATGATATATCATGACTAATATACACATCAAAAGAGTGAAAAATGTATAGGCAGTTTAATTACAATTGGATGCTAGATTCCTCTTCACCCAAAAAAAGGgataaaacaaaagaaaacaaggAATAAAATCTGGTGCAAAAGTCCTATGTATGTTTGTTCGTAAGCCAGCAACCTAACTGAACATGGATAATAGTATAATTTCATGCAGTAAATTAAGAAAACAATGTATAATCGCTTAAAATATGCGAATAAAAACAACTGAAGCtagttataaattatttgaaCAGGATCTTACAATGTAGGAGCTGATTCTCTGAAGCAACAAATTTCCTTGTGAATAATCTCCCAGTATTGGTAATATTGTTGTGTTACTTCTGTTTACGGTAAAGTCAGAAGCAGGATCAGTCAATACAATTATGCTGCTTCTTGGTATTGACACCTGCAGAGTTCTAAACATAAGAAAGCCAAGTTAAACAAACATCAAGTACTCGTACAATCTTCTAGCTCAGCAACTGAACAAAGGTAAAACTAGACTAAAACATCATCTGTGGTTCCAATATGAGGTATTAGGATCAAAATATGGAGCTTCAAGATTATAATCTAGAGCTTCTCCAATTAATAAGGGCAGAAAAAGGACCTTAGTGAATGAATTTAAGAAATTAATAGATAAAAGTTAAACTGAATAACAACAGCAAACTACTGAAATAAAATCACAAAACTTCTCAGCCACTAAGAAGACAACATAATCAGGGATTTATTATAAATACCTTTGATCTGGAATAAGTCATGATTATATGATGAGATTCCATGAAAGGAGTAGAAAAAATCAGTTCAGATATTTTATTGCCTTTTATTACTTCTAAAGGAAAGTTGCAGCACCAGCCATCAAATATAGGCTTCATGGAATAATAAATACTTCAATTTATTGTATAACTTCACCAAATAAAAATTTTTAATGAGCACAAAGATGCAGCAACCTTTAAGAGACTAAAAAAAAGAGAGTGAATTTGTTCCATCTAAAGACTAACTGTATCTTATTGTATAACTCGAAAGGTATGTGATGCTTATATATGAACCGTTTCCCTGAAATTTCATAACATCCGATTAAGGAAGAAACAATGACGAGCACATTCAGCCTTTATGGCAAAATTTGGGCATCTAGTttaatttttaaacatgtaattaattACCTGTATGAAATCGACGAGCACATTCAGAATGCCAATGGACCTTTCAGCTTTGCTATACGTACTGTTTGCAACAGTTACCATCACGTATCCTAGAAGAATCCGATCTAATGGAGTTGTTGTAGATTGTATAAACTGTTGCAAACGAAATGTGATCCCTAGTTTGAAGGTTCTGTTGTGAACTTGAAGCATGGATCTTATTGACAGCACTGAGGCCTGTGACAAGAGATACATAAGGAGGAAACTTAGATAGACTCATCTAATGGCGAGAGTTTTAATTGCAAAATCAGCAGAAGACATACGCAAGAGGTTTAGAAGACATGCCTTGGCATTGGAGGCGGCCCGGCAGTCCCTGCCCAGCGGCAGGCCCGAGAACGAGGTGATCTGATTTATTGGTGGCGACTTCTCTTCGAAACTTGTGGGATCGGATTACTACGATGCAATTTTGAGACTGGAAATCAGCAAATAACAAGTATCAGAGCACGAGGGGttatagcgagagagagagagagatagaggatTGATGATGGGAAACAGACCTGAGAGGATCAGAGGAAGGAAGAGGACGAGAGGGAGAAGGGAGAAGAAAAGAGGGCTCCTCCACCCTCTGCAGATCCCCATCAGCTGATCGATTCACACGGCTTTGGGCAGCAATCACCAGAATTCGGATTAGTGCTGCGCGCGCGCTCGCTATAGTGAGAGGATCGACAGATCTGTGAGGACGCCGTACACGTCAGCGAGCTTGCTTAAGTGGGTGGATTCAGTTCTCACGAGTTGGGCATTCGTCTTTCCATATACAAAACTGGGCCGTAATGGGCTTCGAATCATGTCGAATTGGATCGGGTGCCGACCGCAAAGACACGGGCTGTTTGAGACATGGCTATCAGCACGGCAATATAGTCTGGTCGCAAGGCTGCCAAGAGATTGACGGTTGTGATATGCTACGACGCAAGTAAACCCTACACGATAATTATTATACTCGTTGCTATGTTCTCTCTATCTCGCCATCAGTATTCatctgaacatgaagaagaagaagaagaagaagaataataataataatgtaaaaCCATAGATAAAGGCAAAAGCACACCGAATTCCTCCTAATGAATCCATCGGGCTTCGACTATCAATTTTAAATTCATCCAACAAATTCCAATCCCATCGCAAAAAGATTCGATTCCATCAAAAGCCAATTCAAAATTCA contains:
- the LOC135651506 gene encoding uncharacterized protein LOC135651506, translated to MTSVPFNISGPPPPPPAAIREPILARPEDDPPNTTTALLSAYSTPDDASPSGLRRPHTAFLFSALVITTCTAVAAAAAFAFLFFTSSAAAKDPIFDHRSQARPLSRLSRPVLLLISSDGFRFGYQFKTAAPNIHRLIANGTEAETGLIPVFPSLTFPNHYSIVTGLYPAHHGIINNHFVDPVSGAAFNMGSHEPEWWLGEPLWETAVDQGFNAATVFWPGSEVKKGSWDCPPRFCRHYDGSVPFEERVDAILSYFDLPSSEIPVFMTLYFEDPDEQGHKVGADDPEITAAVARIDDMIGRLIAGLEKRGIFEDVTIILLGDHGMVGTCDKKLIFLDDLSPWIKIPRDWVQSTSPLLAIRPPAGVAPSDVVAKMNEALGSGKVEHGNNLKMYLKEDLPERLHYRESHRIPPVIGLLEEGYKVEQKRTKRNECGGAHGYDNAFFSMRSIFVGHGPRFQRGRKVPSFENVEIYNVIASILNLKGAPNDGSASFPSSILLSHA